The following coding sequences lie in one Flexivirga oryzae genomic window:
- a CDS encoding penicillin-binding transpeptidase domain-containing protein: MSSRTVLGVTAGALVIAGGVGGYMYLQQASAVSKQDSAAKAAATAFAQDWSARTLDKAVYVGTTPKAAADNFATATAALGKGPISVQVDDFNRDGDTGTATLHVAWTLSGKRVFKWDDPIALVKSADGTWGIRVDATKSLWHPKLQASDAFVVNQTMGLRGEIRGADDSGIMTNQKVYDISIDPTKATDASIGQLQNVLNIAGLVTKLHAAKKSGSQALIPVITYRQSDYFIYQNGIQDLQGVVVQTRRQPLAATSTFGQPLLGTVGQVTADMIKKHPKTYRAGDYAGLYGLQAQYDATMRPTSGFTVTPRSDTSDILFGTKAKNGTNLKTTLDPTVQNAAEKALASMKDKPAAIVAVNVKTGGVSAVANSPYYGIDRALLGRYAPGSQMKIATTYALLTHGFDPDSKVPCPRNVYVNGYKIGNFEGETGGNPKFSKDFAMSCNTAFVKASSDFTDTELQQAANSLGLGADWADRIGVAGTFAGNVPTANGATDKAVSVFGQGRVQASPLSIAVMTGSVARGSYLAPELVTSPAPAKGARSATPLKAGAIQEIKKLMRLTVTDGTATAVKKVPGGPVYAKTGTSEFAEGGKTGVNGWLTGWQGNTAFCVLVEDVPSGKSGGNTAAPLAAKFLTTLATS; encoded by the coding sequence ATGAGTTCACGCACAGTGCTGGGAGTCACCGCGGGAGCCCTGGTCATCGCCGGTGGGGTCGGCGGCTACATGTACCTGCAGCAGGCCTCGGCGGTCAGCAAGCAGGATTCGGCCGCGAAGGCGGCGGCGACGGCATTCGCGCAGGACTGGTCGGCGCGCACGCTCGACAAGGCGGTGTATGTCGGCACCACCCCGAAGGCGGCCGCGGACAACTTCGCCACCGCCACCGCGGCACTCGGCAAGGGCCCGATCTCCGTGCAGGTCGACGACTTCAACCGGGACGGCGACACCGGCACCGCAACGCTGCACGTGGCCTGGACGCTCAGCGGCAAGCGGGTCTTCAAGTGGGACGACCCGATCGCGCTGGTCAAGTCGGCCGACGGCACCTGGGGCATCCGGGTCGATGCGACCAAGTCGTTGTGGCACCCGAAACTGCAGGCGTCCGACGCGTTCGTGGTGAACCAGACGATGGGTCTGCGCGGCGAGATCCGCGGCGCGGACGACAGCGGGATCATGACCAACCAGAAGGTGTACGACATCTCGATCGACCCGACCAAGGCCACCGACGCCTCGATCGGGCAGTTGCAGAACGTGCTGAACATCGCCGGGTTGGTCACCAAGCTGCACGCGGCCAAGAAGTCCGGGTCGCAGGCGCTCATTCCGGTGATCACCTACCGGCAGAGCGACTACTTCATCTACCAGAACGGCATCCAGGACCTCCAGGGCGTCGTGGTGCAGACCCGACGCCAGCCGCTGGCCGCCACCTCCACCTTCGGACAGCCGCTGCTGGGCACCGTCGGGCAGGTCACCGCCGACATGATCAAGAAGCACCCGAAGACGTACCGGGCGGGCGACTACGCCGGCCTCTACGGGCTGCAGGCGCAGTATGACGCCACCATGCGTCCGACCTCCGGCTTCACCGTCACGCCCCGCTCGGACACGTCCGACATACTCTTCGGCACCAAGGCCAAGAACGGCACCAACCTCAAGACCACCCTCGACCCGACCGTGCAGAACGCCGCCGAGAAGGCGCTCGCGAGCATGAAGGACAAGCCGGCCGCCATCGTCGCGGTCAACGTCAAGACCGGTGGCGTGTCGGCGGTGGCCAACTCCCCCTACTACGGCATCGACCGGGCACTCCTCGGGCGTTACGCACCCGGCTCGCAGATGAAGATCGCCACGACCTACGCGCTGCTGACGCACGGCTTCGACCCCGACTCCAAGGTGCCCTGCCCCAGGAACGTCTACGTCAACGGCTACAAGATCGGCAACTTCGAGGGCGAGACCGGTGGCAACCCGAAGTTCAGCAAGGACTTCGCGATGTCCTGCAACACCGCCTTCGTGAAGGCCAGCTCCGACTTCACCGACACCGAGTTGCAACAGGCCGCCAATTCGCTCGGCCTGGGCGCCGACTGGGCCGACCGGATCGGGGTGGCCGGAACGTTCGCCGGGAACGTGCCCACCGCGAACGGCGCGACCGACAAGGCGGTGTCGGTGTTCGGGCAGGGCCGGGTGCAGGCCTCGCCGCTGTCGATCGCCGTGATGACGGGGTCCGTCGCGCGCGGCTCCTACCTCGCGCCGGAGCTCGTGACCAGCCCGGCGCCGGCGAAGGGTGCCCGGTCGGCCACGCCGCTGAAGGCGGGCGCGATCCAGGAGATCAAGAAGCTGATGCGGCTGACCGTCACGGACGGCACCGCGACCGCGGTGAAGAAGGTGCCCGGCGGCCCGGTCTACGCCAAGACCGGCACCTCCGAGTTCGCCGAGGGCGGCAAGACCGGCGTCAACGGCTGGCTGACCGGCTGGCAGGGCAACACCGCGTTCTGTGTGCTCGTCGAGGACGTCCCCTCGGGCAAGAGCGGCGGCAACACGGCTGCCCCGCTGGCCGCGAAGTTCCTCACCACCCTCGCGACCAGCTGA
- a CDS encoding cold-shock protein has product MAQGTVKWFNAEKGFGFIAQDGGGPDVFVHFTAIQSQGYRSLDEAQRVEFEITQGDKGPQAANVVPV; this is encoded by the coding sequence ATGGCACAGGGAACCGTCAAGTGGTTCAACGCTGAAAAGGGCTTTGGTTTCATCGCCCAGGATGGCGGCGGTCCGGACGTTTTCGTCCACTTCACTGCGATCCAGTCTCAGGGTTACCGCAGCCTCGACGAGGCACAGCGCGTCGAGTTCGAGATCACCCAGGGTGACAAGGGCCCGCAGGCGGCCAATGTCGTTCCGGTCTGA
- a CDS encoding cupin domain-containing protein — MIERAGEFAFAHRFHGGTGETRVEWHGFGRLQLPVAVQTWHLPPGASEGMHTHDPAADPLEELYVVIAGTGRMRVDDTVYDVSAGDSVVAASGSAHDLVNTGDDELRVLVVWGPPGDADWSAYGSAQKARRARER, encoded by the coding sequence ATGATCGAGCGGGCCGGCGAGTTCGCCTTCGCGCACAGATTCCACGGCGGGACCGGCGAGACCCGCGTCGAGTGGCACGGATTCGGCCGCCTGCAGCTGCCGGTGGCGGTGCAGACCTGGCACCTGCCGCCCGGCGCCTCCGAGGGTATGCACACGCACGATCCCGCCGCTGATCCGCTCGAGGAGCTCTACGTGGTGATCGCCGGCACCGGGCGGATGCGCGTCGACGACACGGTGTATGACGTCAGCGCCGGCGACAGCGTCGTCGCCGCGTCCGGCAGCGCGCACGATCTCGTCAACACCGGCGACGACGAGTTGCGGGTGCTCGTGGTGTGGGGGCCACCGGGGGACGCCGACTGGTCGGCATACGGCTCCGCACAGAAGGCGCGGCGGGCCCGCGAGCGCTGA
- a CDS encoding IclR family transcriptional regulator has product MTTAPRGTSPVATAMAVLRCFSPEHPVLGVVEIAEEIGLHKSSVSRMMTTLEAEDLVEQDPLSKKYRLGLGLLSVAGSLLANLDVRRAALPVLTELTAATGETSSLVLWDRFAAVIVEQVPSANPIKHVTELGSRYSRVEDASVRVRLATLSDTERDEFFDAAPQSRAAYRRLAANDRDGVAVNNGDTTPDEVGVAAAVRDHRGRLIAAILLAVPAYRVDDDRLAQLCAACRAAADDLTRALGGTPEQRTA; this is encoded by the coding sequence ATGACGACCGCACCGCGCGGCACGTCCCCGGTCGCCACCGCGATGGCCGTGCTGCGGTGTTTCAGCCCGGAGCATCCGGTGCTCGGCGTCGTCGAGATCGCCGAGGAGATCGGGCTGCACAAGTCGTCGGTGTCGCGGATGATGACCACCCTGGAGGCCGAGGACCTGGTCGAGCAGGACCCGCTGTCGAAGAAGTACCGGCTCGGGCTCGGTCTGCTCAGCGTGGCCGGCTCGTTGCTCGCGAACCTGGATGTACGGCGCGCCGCGCTGCCGGTGCTCACCGAGCTCACCGCCGCCACCGGCGAGACCAGCTCCCTGGTGCTGTGGGACCGCTTCGCGGCGGTCATCGTCGAGCAGGTGCCGTCCGCGAACCCGATCAAGCACGTCACCGAGCTGGGCTCGCGGTACAGCAGGGTCGAGGATGCCTCCGTCCGGGTGCGGCTCGCGACCTTGTCGGACACCGAGCGTGACGAGTTCTTCGATGCGGCGCCGCAGAGCCGGGCGGCATACCGGCGGCTGGCCGCGAACGACCGGGACGGCGTCGCGGTCAACAACGGTGACACGACGCCGGACGAGGTCGGCGTCGCCGCGGCGGTCCGTGACCACCGTGGCCGGCTCATCGCCGCGATCCTGCTCGCGGTGCCCGCCTACCGCGTCGACGACGACCGGCTCGCGCAGCTGTGCGCCGCGTGTCGGGCCGCCGCCGACGACCTGACCCGCGCCCTGGGCGGCACACCGGAGCAGCGCACGGCCTGA
- a CDS encoding nucleoside deaminase, with product MDEDELRTRYSRPAFEAAVAAAAASLQDGGVPIGAALEKDGRLLATGHNQRVQHGDPTAHGEIDCLRQAGRIGSYAGTILHTTLAPCAMCAGAIVQFGITSVVAGENRTFDGELDWLRSRGVTVLMLGDDRCTELMRQFQQRFPRVWAEDIGALPAEPDGADR from the coding sequence ATGGACGAGGACGAACTGCGCACTCGCTACTCGCGGCCGGCGTTCGAGGCGGCGGTCGCGGCGGCGGCCGCGTCGCTGCAGGACGGTGGCGTGCCCATCGGTGCCGCCCTCGAGAAGGACGGCCGGCTGCTCGCAACCGGCCACAACCAACGGGTGCAGCACGGTGATCCCACCGCGCACGGGGAGATCGACTGTCTGCGCCAGGCGGGTCGCATCGGCTCGTACGCCGGCACGATCCTGCACACCACACTCGCACCGTGCGCGATGTGCGCCGGGGCGATCGTGCAGTTCGGCATCACCTCGGTGGTGGCCGGCGAGAACCGCACCTTCGACGGCGAACTCGACTGGCTGCGCAGCCGCGGGGTGACCGTGCTGATGCTGGGCGACGACCGGTGCACGGAGCTGATGAGGCAGTTCCAGCAACGCTTTCCGCGGGTGTGGGCCGAGGACATCGGCGCCCTGCCCGCCGAGCCGGACGGTGCGGACCGATGA
- a CDS encoding aminopeptidase P family protein: MTTTASPATSVADLERLKVLHNGSKVPLTFSDSELERRINGLRSIMADLQLDAVVLTSYHSIKYYSDFLFTYFGRSYAMVVTADDTVTITANIDAGMPWRRSYGENIVYTDWNRDNYYYAIQQALKQRGVTAKRVGVEDDQLPLILRGRLAAALDGAELVDVSQAAMRQRMIKSPEEIEVIKHGTRIGDLGGEAIRRAIKVGVSEYEVALAGTEAMTHEIAKAFPHSEIRDTWVWFQSGINTDGAHNWSTTRKLEEGDILSLNCFPMTSGYYTALERTLFLGEPDARSLELWNINVEVHRAGLELIKPGAVCKDIAAELNKIYVGYGLLPNRTFGYGHSFGVLSHYYGREAGLELREDIDTVLEPGMVVSMEPMITVPEGEPGAGGYREHDILVVGEDGAENITKFPFGPEQNIISA, from the coding sequence ATGACCACCACCGCTTCCCCCGCCACCAGCGTCGCCGACCTGGAGCGCCTGAAGGTCCTGCACAACGGCTCGAAGGTGCCGCTGACCTTCAGTGACTCCGAGCTCGAGCGCCGCATCAACGGGCTGCGTTCGATCATGGCGGACCTGCAGCTCGACGCCGTCGTGCTGACGTCATACCACTCGATCAAGTACTACAGCGACTTCCTGTTCACCTACTTCGGCCGCTCCTACGCGATGGTCGTCACGGCGGACGACACGGTGACGATCACGGCGAACATCGACGCCGGTATGCCGTGGCGCCGGTCGTACGGCGAGAACATCGTCTACACCGACTGGAACCGCGACAACTACTACTACGCGATCCAGCAGGCCCTGAAGCAGCGCGGCGTCACCGCCAAGCGGGTCGGCGTCGAGGACGACCAGCTGCCGCTCATCCTGCGCGGACGGCTGGCCGCCGCCCTGGACGGCGCGGAACTGGTCGACGTGTCGCAGGCCGCCATGCGCCAGCGGATGATCAAGTCGCCCGAGGAGATCGAGGTCATCAAGCACGGCACCCGGATCGGCGACCTGGGCGGCGAGGCGATCCGCCGCGCCATCAAGGTCGGCGTCAGCGAGTACGAGGTCGCGCTCGCCGGCACCGAGGCGATGACCCACGAGATCGCGAAAGCGTTCCCGCACAGCGAGATCCGCGACACCTGGGTGTGGTTCCAGTCGGGCATCAACACCGACGGTGCACACAACTGGTCGACGACCCGCAAGCTGGAGGAGGGCGACATCCTGTCGCTCAACTGTTTCCCGATGACCTCGGGCTACTACACCGCCCTGGAGCGCACGCTGTTCCTCGGCGAGCCGGACGCGCGGTCGCTGGAGCTGTGGAACATCAACGTCGAGGTGCACCGGGCCGGGCTGGAACTGATCAAGCCCGGCGCGGTCTGCAAGGACATCGCCGCCGAACTGAACAAGATCTACGTCGGCTACGGCCTGCTGCCCAACCGCACCTTCGGCTACGGGCACTCCTTCGGAGTGCTGTCGCACTACTACGGACGCGAGGCCGGGCTGGAGTTGCGCGAGGACATCGACACCGTCCTGGAGCCGGGCATGGTCGTGTCGATGGAGCCGATGATCACCGTGCCCGAGGGCGAGCCGGGCGCGGGCGGGTACCGCGAGCACGACATCCTGGTCGTCGGCGAGGACGGTGCCGAGAACATCACCAAGTTCCCGTTCGGCCCGGAGCAGAACATCATCAGCGCCTGA
- a CDS encoding polysaccharide deacetylase family protein, whose translation MSEIFHPPSGFVWPEGTRFAASLTFDVDAESGALAFDSTFHRRMSLMTHQSYGPTVAVPKLLAMLEHHGIPATFFVPGYTADLYPDMVKQIADAGHEIAHHGWMHEKTTSLTDEQEAEMLDRGLESLDRVGVRPVGYRAPWWEYNYRTTDLLLDRGFAYDSSLLDGDVPYRFTSGEGADRDLVEIPVDWALDDWEQFAFYPEWTGSGLIESPRKALQMWSDEASVAAAAGNCFVLTNHPFISGRPTRLSALSQLVDHLESLDGVWFATLQQIAEHSANTLSDIKIHRRIPDPGAQPGQSGDGHPLGHLHDNL comes from the coding sequence ATGAGCGAGATCTTCCACCCGCCGTCGGGTTTCGTCTGGCCCGAGGGCACGAGGTTCGCGGCCTCGCTGACCTTCGACGTGGACGCGGAGTCCGGTGCGCTGGCGTTCGACTCGACGTTCCACCGCCGGATGTCGCTGATGACCCACCAGAGTTACGGGCCGACCGTGGCGGTGCCGAAGCTGCTGGCGATGCTCGAGCACCACGGCATACCGGCGACGTTCTTCGTGCCCGGTTACACCGCCGACCTCTACCCGGACATGGTCAAGCAGATCGCCGACGCCGGCCACGAGATCGCGCACCACGGCTGGATGCACGAGAAGACCACCTCGCTGACCGACGAGCAGGAGGCCGAGATGCTCGACCGCGGACTGGAGAGCCTGGACCGCGTCGGCGTGCGACCGGTCGGCTACCGGGCACCGTGGTGGGAGTACAACTACCGCACGACCGATCTGCTGCTCGACCGCGGATTCGCTTACGACTCGAGCCTGTTGGACGGCGACGTGCCCTACCGCTTCACCTCGGGGGAGGGGGCGGACCGTGATCTCGTCGAGATCCCGGTCGACTGGGCACTGGACGACTGGGAGCAGTTCGCGTTCTACCCGGAGTGGACCGGCAGCGGACTCATCGAGTCGCCCCGCAAGGCGTTGCAGATGTGGTCCGACGAGGCGTCCGTGGCGGCCGCGGCCGGCAACTGCTTCGTCCTGACCAACCATCCGTTCATCTCCGGGCGCCCGACCCGGCTGAGCGCCCTGTCGCAGCTCGTCGACCATCTCGAATCACTGGACGGCGTGTGGTTCGCAACTCTGCAGCAGATCGCGGAGCACAGCGCGAACACGTTGTCCGACATCAAGATCCACCGCCGGATCCCCGATCCCGGTGCACAACCCGGCCAGAGCGGTGACGGACACCCGCTGGGCCACCTGCACGACAACCTCTAG
- a CDS encoding purine-cytosine permease family protein — translation MQTPIDASTDESRTADVEDVLQPIPESKRTTKVSGQFWIWLGANVAPINWILGALGVQLGLSLRDTMIVLVVGNLIGMFGFGFFVLLGQRSGATGMLLSRGAFGRKGAYLPAAIQAIVAIGWAAVNTWIILDLVMSLFGLLGWVDPDAHNYGARIAVAAVIMLVQVTICFLGYRAIAAFERWSMPPTMIVLTVMTILAWTKVDVNWSFQGAGLHGTERLATMSAIMTAIGIGWGIGWFTYAPDYSRFVSRSVPRRKLYLASVLGQFIPVVWLGALGASLATTNPKADPGALIAGNFGTMAIPIILLVIHGPIATNIINMYTFSVASQALDIRISRRKLSLLVGVLSMCAVIGFMFAGDFATVVDTWLVAIAGWVATWGGIMAVHYFIFERRHRNFDYLFRDPKDTHLKAVNKYAIIAFFCGLVMTWTFMYGGIPALQGPAARALGGADFSWLAGTVTSGTIYFLTGYRRFKRRIHDGIPLGIRGDIEDHQAVAELESCEKDAAVRDRVPEISA, via the coding sequence ATGCAGACCCCTATTGACGCATCAACCGACGAGAGCCGCACGGCCGACGTCGAGGACGTCCTCCAGCCGATCCCCGAATCGAAGCGGACCACCAAGGTCTCCGGGCAGTTCTGGATCTGGTTGGGCGCCAACGTCGCGCCGATCAACTGGATCCTCGGAGCACTCGGCGTGCAGCTCGGCCTGAGCCTGCGCGACACGATGATCGTGCTGGTCGTCGGCAACCTGATCGGCATGTTCGGCTTCGGCTTCTTCGTGCTGCTCGGCCAGCGCTCCGGCGCCACCGGAATGCTGCTGTCCCGCGGCGCTTTCGGCCGCAAGGGCGCGTATCTGCCCGCCGCCATACAAGCGATCGTCGCGATCGGCTGGGCCGCGGTGAACACCTGGATCATCCTCGACCTGGTGATGAGCCTGTTCGGGCTGCTCGGCTGGGTCGACCCGGACGCGCACAACTACGGCGCGCGCATCGCGGTGGCGGCCGTCATCATGCTCGTCCAGGTCACCATCTGCTTCCTCGGTTACCGGGCGATCGCGGCGTTCGAGCGCTGGTCGATGCCGCCCACCATGATCGTGCTCACCGTGATGACCATTCTCGCGTGGACCAAGGTCGACGTGAACTGGAGCTTCCAGGGTGCCGGCCTGCACGGTACGGAGCGCCTGGCGACGATGTCGGCGATCATGACCGCCATCGGGATCGGGTGGGGCATCGGGTGGTTCACCTACGCACCCGACTACTCACGGTTCGTCAGCCGCAGCGTTCCGCGCCGGAAGCTGTACCTGGCCAGCGTGCTGGGTCAGTTCATCCCCGTCGTCTGGCTGGGCGCGCTCGGTGCCTCGCTCGCCACGACCAACCCCAAGGCCGACCCCGGGGCACTGATCGCGGGCAACTTCGGCACGATGGCCATCCCGATCATCCTGCTGGTGATCCACGGGCCGATCGCCACCAACATCATCAACATGTACACCTTCAGCGTCGCCAGCCAGGCGCTGGACATCCGGATCTCCCGCCGCAAGCTCTCGCTGCTGGTCGGTGTGCTGTCGATGTGCGCGGTCATCGGGTTCATGTTCGCCGGCGACTTCGCCACCGTCGTGGACACCTGGCTCGTCGCGATCGCCGGCTGGGTCGCCACCTGGGGCGGCATCATGGCGGTGCACTACTTCATCTTCGAGCGCCGGCACCGCAACTTCGACTACCTCTTCCGGGACCCGAAGGACACCCATCTCAAGGCCGTCAACAAATACGCCATCATCGCGTTCTTCTGTGGCCTGGTCATGACCTGGACGTTCATGTATGGCGGCATCCCCGCCCTCCAGGGCCCGGCCGCTCGCGCCCTCGGTGGCGCCGACTTCTCCTGGCTGGCCGGCACCGTGACCTCCGGCACGATCTACTTCCTCACCGGCTACCGGCGGTTCAAGCGCCGGATCCACGACGGCATCCCGCTGGGGATCCGTGGCGACATCGAGGACCACCAGGCGGTCGCCGAGCTGGAGTCCTGCGAGAAGGACGCCGCCGTCCGCGACCGTGTCCCGGAGATCTCAGCATGA
- a CDS encoding GntR family transcriptional regulator has protein sequence MIRTVSNGSLTEVAYEALKERLVLLDIAPGDPLSEQALSAELAVGRTPLREALKRLESDHLVVTYPRRGTFATAVDITALSEISEIRRALEPLAAALGAQRADAEDRRILQKLRDGLVALPADTSARDHMQWDLQVHRSIYQATHNAHLETALIRYGNLATRIWSVAAPRLADVGSHILEHVELLDAVAEGDSERAERLMREHMDAFEARIRTVL, from the coding sequence ATGATTCGAACCGTGAGCAACGGATCGCTGACCGAGGTCGCCTACGAGGCGCTCAAGGAACGGCTGGTCCTGCTGGACATCGCGCCCGGCGACCCGCTGAGCGAGCAGGCGCTGTCCGCGGAACTCGCGGTCGGCCGCACGCCGCTGCGGGAGGCGCTGAAGCGGCTGGAGTCCGACCACCTGGTGGTCACCTATCCGCGCCGGGGGACCTTCGCAACGGCGGTGGACATCACCGCGCTGTCGGAGATCTCCGAGATCCGCCGGGCGCTGGAGCCACTCGCCGCCGCACTCGGCGCCCAGCGCGCGGACGCGGAGGATCGCCGGATCCTGCAGAAGCTGCGTGACGGCCTGGTCGCGTTGCCGGCCGACACGTCGGCGCGCGATCACATGCAGTGGGATCTGCAGGTGCACCGGTCGATCTACCAGGCGACGCACAATGCGCACCTGGAGACCGCCCTGATCCGCTACGGCAACCTCGCAACCCGCATCTGGTCGGTTGCCGCACCCCGACTGGCGGACGTCGGTTCGCACATCCTCGAGCACGTCGAGCTGCTCGACGCCGTCGCCGAGGGCGACAGCGAGCGCGCGGAGCGCCTGATGCGCGAGCACATGGACGCCTTCGAGGCGCGCATCCGCACCGTTCTCTGA
- the glyA gene encoding serine hydroxymethyltransferase, giving the protein MPSGFNSALAQADPEVAAAIDQELIRQQSTLEMIASENFAPVAALQAQGSVLTNKYAEGYPGRRYYGGCEHVDVIESLAIERVKGLFGAAYANVQPHSGAQANTAVYFALLQPGDTILGLDLAHGGHLTHGMRINYSGKMFDVAAYHVDDNGLVDMDEVAHLAREHRPKLIVAGWSAYPRTLDFAAFRAIADEVGALLMVDMAHFAGLVAAGLHPNPVPYADVTTSTTHKTLGGPRGGIILTNDAAIAKKINSAVFPGMQGGPLEHVIAAKAVAFRAAASDDFADRQRRTLSGARILAERLLQDDAAQHGVRVLSGGTDVHLILVDLRDAELDGKQAEDRLHSIGITVNRNAVPNDPRPPMVTSGLRIGTPALATRGFGDAEFTEVADIIAATLVADDIDAVADELRSRVAALTTRFPLYPDLGQENS; this is encoded by the coding sequence GTGCCCAGTGGGTTCAATTCCGCTCTGGCGCAAGCAGATCCGGAGGTCGCCGCCGCGATCGACCAGGAGCTGATCCGCCAGCAGAGCACGCTGGAGATGATCGCGTCGGAGAACTTCGCACCGGTCGCCGCACTGCAGGCCCAGGGCAGCGTGCTCACCAACAAGTACGCCGAGGGCTACCCGGGACGGCGCTACTACGGCGGTTGCGAGCACGTCGACGTGATCGAGAGCCTGGCGATCGAGCGGGTGAAGGGGCTCTTCGGGGCCGCCTACGCCAACGTCCAACCGCACTCCGGCGCCCAGGCGAACACCGCCGTCTATTTCGCGCTGCTCCAGCCGGGTGACACCATCCTCGGCCTCGACCTGGCACACGGCGGCCACCTCACGCACGGCATGCGGATCAACTACAGCGGCAAGATGTTCGACGTCGCCGCCTACCACGTCGACGACAACGGACTGGTCGACATGGACGAGGTCGCCCACCTCGCCCGCGAGCACCGGCCGAAGCTGATCGTCGCAGGCTGGTCGGCATACCCGCGCACGCTCGACTTCGCCGCCTTCCGCGCGATCGCCGACGAGGTCGGCGCGCTGCTGATGGTCGACATGGCGCACTTCGCCGGGCTGGTCGCGGCCGGCCTGCACCCCAACCCGGTCCCGTATGCCGACGTCACCACCAGCACAACCCACAAGACGCTGGGCGGCCCCCGTGGCGGCATCATCCTGACCAATGACGCCGCGATCGCCAAGAAGATCAACTCCGCGGTCTTCCCCGGCATGCAGGGCGGCCCGCTGGAGCACGTGATCGCCGCCAAGGCCGTCGCGTTCCGTGCCGCCGCATCGGACGACTTCGCCGACCGGCAGCGCCGGACCCTTTCCGGCGCCCGCATCCTCGCCGAACGACTGCTGCAGGACGACGCCGCGCAGCACGGCGTGCGGGTGCTGTCCGGCGGCACCGACGTCCACCTGATCCTGGTCGACCTGCGCGATGCCGAGCTCGACGGCAAACAGGCCGAGGACCGGCTGCACAGCATCGGAATCACGGTGAACCGCAACGCCGTTCCCAACGATCCGCGCCCGCCGATGGTGACCTCCGGGCTACGGATCGGCACCCCCGCGCTGGCCACCCGCGGCTTCGGCGACGCGGAGTTCACCGAGGTCGCCGACATCATCGCCGCGACCCTCGTCGCCGATGACATCGATGCGGTCGCGGACGAGCTGCGCTCCCGCGTCGCCGCGCTCACCACCCGTTTCCCCCTCTACCCCGACCTCGGCCAGGAGAACTCATGA
- a CDS encoding sarcosine oxidase subunit beta family protein — MSNQRALPPHPSFLWRNPDPRDSYDVVIVGGGGHGLATAYYLAKVHGITNVAVLERGWLAGGNMARNTTIIRSNYLWDESAAIYEQSLKLWEGLEEELGYDIFFSQRGVLNLAHTLQDVRDSVRRVEANRLNGVDAEFVTPEQVKELCPIINIGQDIRYPVMGATYQPRAGIAKHDWVAWGYARRASELGVDLIQNCEVTGFDLDGDRVVGVRTNRGNIKAGRVALAAAGHTSTLTELAGFRVPIQSHPLQALVSELHEIIHPTVVMSNHVHVYVSQAHKGELVMGAGVDSYNGYGQRGSFHVIEHQMSAAVELFPAFARAHLLRTWGGIVDVTLDASPIMGLTPVEGMYVDCGWGTGGFKAVPGAGYAFAHTIAHNEPHELNRPYSLERFVTGELIDEHGAAAVAH; from the coding sequence ATGAGCAACCAGCGAGCACTGCCACCACACCCGTCGTTCCTGTGGCGCAACCCGGACCCGCGCGACTCCTACGACGTCGTGATCGTCGGAGGCGGCGGGCACGGCCTGGCGACCGCCTACTACCTCGCCAAGGTGCACGGCATCACCAATGTCGCGGTCCTGGAGCGCGGTTGGCTGGCCGGCGGCAACATGGCCCGCAACACCACGATCATCCGCAGCAACTATCTGTGGGACGAGTCGGCCGCGATCTACGAGCAGTCGCTCAAGCTCTGGGAGGGCCTTGAGGAGGAGCTCGGCTACGACATCTTCTTCTCGCAGCGCGGCGTGCTGAACCTCGCGCACACCCTGCAGGACGTCCGTGACTCGGTGCGCCGGGTCGAGGCGAACCGGCTCAACGGGGTCGACGCGGAGTTCGTGACGCCCGAGCAGGTCAAGGAGCTCTGCCCGATCATCAACATCGGTCAGGACATCCGCTATCCGGTGATGGGTGCGACCTACCAACCCCGCGCGGGCATCGCCAAGCACGACTGGGTCGCCTGGGGTTACGCCCGCCGCGCCAGCGAGCTCGGCGTCGACCTGATCCAGAACTGCGAGGTGACCGGTTTCGACCTGGACGGCGACCGGGTGGTCGGCGTCCGCACCAACCGCGGCAACATCAAGGCCGGCCGGGTCGCACTGGCCGCCGCCGGGCACACCTCCACGCTCACCGAGCTGGCCGGTTTCCGGGTGCCGATCCAGTCGCACCCGCTGCAGGCACTCGTGTCCGAGCTGCACGAGATCATCCACCCGACCGTCGTCATGTCCAACCACGTGCACGTCTACGTCTCGCAGGCGCACAAGGGCGAGCTGGTCATGGGTGCCGGAGTCGACTCCTACAACGGCTACGGGCAACGCGGTTCGTTCCATGTCATCGAGCACCAGATGTCCGCCGCCGTCGAGCTCTTCCCTGCCTTCGCGCGAGCGCACCTGCTGCGCACCTGGGGTGGCATCGTCGACGTCACCCTCGATGCGTCGCCGATCATGGGACTCACCCCCGTCGAGGGGATGTATGTCGACTGCGGCTGGGGCACCGGCGGATTCAAGGCCGTGCCCGGCGCGGGTTACGCGTTCGCACACACCATCGCCCACAACGAGCCACACGAGCTCAACCGCCCCTACTCCCTGGAGCGCTTCGTCACCGGAGAGCTCATCGACGAGCACGGCGCCGCGGCCGTCGCCCACTGA